The DNA window GCTGCTGCGCGAGCTGCAGAGGCTGGCCGCCGCCGACGGCGCAGTGGCCGGCGAGGTGCGCGCGCTGCGCAAGGAGAGCCGCGGCCTGAGCGCGCGCCTGGGCCAGCTGCGCGCGCAGCTGCAGCATGAGGCCGGCACGGGGGCGGGGCCGAGCCAGGGGGCGGAGCCTGCCGCTGCGCTGGCGCTTCTCGGGGAACGCGTGCTCAATGCGTCCGCCGAGGCTCAGCAGGCCGCAGCCCGCTTCCACCAGCTGGACGTCAAGTTCCGAGAGCTGGCACAGCTGGTCAGCCAGCAGAGCGACCTCATCGCCCGCCTGGAGCGCCTGTGCCCGGGGGGCGCCGGTGGGCAGCAGCAGGTAACCACAAAGCCTTTCTCAGTAGCATCTGTTTGCTGTGCacatcatctgtgaaatgggcctTCTGCAACCCCAGGATGTTATCCGCAGTTCCGAAATCCGAAAAACCTGGAAACGAGATTCCTATCCGTTCCTTTCGTTACTTATTTGGGTCAAAATATAATTGGGGGCTATTTATAGCCTTTACTTATCCATTTAATGTGAATATTCATGTACGCTCCTCCACTCAAGCATATTACCGTGTACAAGGACCAATGACTGTGTATCCCTGTCATTCAGAATTTTGCCAAGCCATTCTGAATTCTAGAACATATCTGGTCCTGGATTTTGCATAAAAGATAGTTTCTCTTTGATAGTCCCTATCTTACGGTGTTGATGGGAGGATCTGTTAAATATCAGGTAGGACATGCTCCTGTTATTTCAGCTTCACAGAGGAGACTGAGGTGCAGTTGAGTTAAGCTCTCAGCACCAAAGAGAATTTTAGCCCAGCTCTATCTGTGCTTGATGACCAAGAGAGAATCTCCAGGGGGGATTTAGGGCTGGGACATGTCCCCACCAAGTTCCTGTTGGGGCGTTGGGAGAGTCTACGTCCTCTCTGGCCCTGAGGAGACCATGCCTCCTGAGCTGGGCATTGATGCAATTGCACTTGACTTTTTCCATCACCCCAGGTCCTGCCCCCGCCCCTGGTGCCTGTGGTGCCCTTGAGTCTGGTGGGCAGCACCAATAACACTAGCAGGAGGCTGGACCCAGCCCCAGAGCCCCAGAGAGACCAGACCCGGAGACAACAGGGCCCCTTGGCCTCTCCTATGCCTGCAGGGTCCCCTGTGATCCCCACCAAGCCATCAGGTAAAATGAGGGGGTGTGAGGAGCCAGGGGATCTCCATTGCAGTGTGGGTGGAAGGAAATGGAAGAGTCAAGATTTTCATGGGAGAGTCTTCTCATAGTGGGAGGACTGGAGGAAAGGCTGCTTCTATCTTACAATGAAATGCTTATATAAAGACAAAATTTCTTACATAGTGTGAAAATAGGAGAGAAAATATGAGGGGAGGGACTCTCATTTTGATGAGGGGACAGCAGGTGGAGGACTGCTGCTTGGGTGAGTGGAGTTGGTTCAGAGTCTAAGTTCAGGACATATATTCTGGTGAGGAGATGACAGAACTGAAGAGCCCTGGGCTCCACGTTTGCTCGTATGAGAGAAGGACTTGCGAGGTGAGGTGAGGAAGTGGCTGCTGGTGTTACTTGGATGAGGGAAGGGGAGGGCAGAGTCTGTTTTGTGAGGGGACCAGTGAGGGGGACTCTTGTTCTGCTGAGGAGTTGGTTGGCCGGGCTGTGCCTCCATCCCTGTGCCCTTAGGCCCGTGGCAGGACTGTGCGGAGGCCCACCGGGCAGGCCACAGCCAGAGTGGGGTCTACGAGCTGCGACTGGGCCGGCTTGAGGTGTCCGCGTGGTGTGAGCTGCAGCTGGAGGGCGGAGGGTGGACGGTGATCCAGCGGCGCCAGGACGGCTCCGTCAACTTCTTCACCACCTGGCAGCACTACAAGGTGGGCAGGGAGGGCGGCGCGGGCCGGGGCTGCAGGGCACTGTTCCTGACCTTCCGACTCTGCCGTCTCGCCAGGTGGGCTTTGGGCGGCCTGACGGGGAATACTGGCTGGGCCTGGAACCTGTGCATCAGCTGACCAGCCGGGGGGACCACGAGCTGCTGGTGCTCCTGGAGGACTGGGGGGGCCGTGGGGCACGTGCCCACTATGATAGCTTCTCTCTGGAACCCGAGAGCGACCACTATCGCCTGCGGCTTGGCCAGTACCACGGTGACGCTGGAGATTCTCTTTCTTGGCACAACGACAAACCCTTCAGCACCGTGGATAGAGACCGAGACTCCTATTCAGGTAGGAGTTCTTATTCTGGAGGGAGGGTAGGGCAGGTGGGACTCCTGTTCTGGGTAGGGAATGAAAAGCAGTGGACAGGATTCCCCTCTGATAAGTATT is part of the Callospermophilus lateralis isolate mCalLat2 chromosome 1, mCalLat2.hap1, whole genome shotgun sequence genome and encodes:
- the Angptl6 gene encoding angiopoietin-related protein 6; amino-acid sequence: MSVPRLRALPLLLLLGASWARAGAPRCTYTFVLPQQKFTGAVCWSGAAAARPTSEAVNASEVAALRMRVGRHEELLRELQRLAAADGAVAGEVRALRKESRGLSARLGQLRAQLQHEAGTGAGPSQGAEPAAALALLGERVLNASAEAQQAAARFHQLDVKFRELAQLVSQQSDLIARLERLCPGGAGGQQQVLPPPLVPVVPLSLVGSTNNTSRRLDPAPEPQRDQTRRQQGPLASPMPAGSPVIPTKPSGPWQDCAEAHRAGHSQSGVYELRLGRLEVSAWCELQLEGGGWTVIQRRQDGSVNFFTTWQHYKVGFGRPDGEYWLGLEPVHQLTSRGDHELLVLLEDWGGRGARAHYDSFSLEPESDHYRLRLGQYHGDAGDSLSWHNDKPFSTVDRDRDSYSGNCALYQRGGWWYHACAHSNLNGVWHRGGHYRNRYQDGVYWAEFRGGAYSLKKAAMLIRPARP